TTAAACAAATGGATTTCCCTCTTCATGTTGCCAATATACAAATATCATCCAAATACTCCCATAACGTCATACCTTAAGATAGTTGTAGTCAAGCCAAAAGTAAAACCCACGGCTTCTAACTCTGCTTTGAACATTTGCCGACTGATACCAACATGAAATTGTAGCATGGCTAAGTAATTCCTAGGTTTAAACATGGACAGTCAGTGAAGAAGAAGGAATAAGATTTTCATACTTCTGTGTTAAAGAAACCCcatgtttgctttattttcttgagaattcttttaaattaaaggaTAGCCATTGAAttgtgaatttccttttcttttcaaatgggTTCCTGTTTGTGGATGGCAGTTCTAAGAAAACATAACTACTgataaagtagtttttaaaagtgtataaatGCTAGTAGTTTTCATAACTATATTTCAATTGAAAGCTtaaattatatagtataataaatacttCCCTGTGATTTTTGAGGTTTCCTCAACCCTGTcttaatacttctttttttattataaaatttctcaaactttttaaggtCTGTGTAATGAAGTaataattaatgttattaatatcaaCATGTATGTAATATACGATGCTCATATGAACTAGTACTTCAAGCTCTTCCTAGCAGAGATAAGAAAAGAGGGAAGCCTAGGAATCTTTCCACCTACCTCCTAATCTTTAGACCCTTGACTTAGCACCCAGACCTAAAACCCTAGACCAGTCTCCAAGTATCAGCCCACATCCCCTTTTCAccttctctcttccccaaagCTCATCAGCTCTGAAGGAAACAGAAAGGAGGATGGAAAGGAACAGCTAAACGGAGAGAAGAAGGGGGTAGAATATGGCAGCAGGTAGAAGGCATTTTGTCTGCACCTCTGGTTGTGAATGCCTCTACCTTCTTGACCCATCAACAACTGAGTAAAGTTTCATATGTACAGATCACAAGTAGTCCTGGGTTAAAATGTGATCACACTTTTAGTATCCTTTACGTATCTGCTTGCACTTTGTTGGGTCTCTAAATATGTAAACTCTTAAAGTTGTCATGCTTAAcacattttagaaatgcaaatgctataatacagaaaagaaagataagataTACTTGCCGGTAATATGAACATTCATAAGCAGACATAAGCAGAGGCGGTAAACATGGTGGTTAAGGACACAGActttggagccaggctgcctgggtttaaatcccaatTCTGACAGCTTGCTATATGTAAGTAACCAGGAACAAGTTACTTGGCTTCTCTGtaatagttttctcatctgcaaaatggagatgatagagttgtacattttaaataagttaatatgaCTATAAATGCTTAGAATAATGTCTAACACATAGTTCTATACAAGTATTTGTATAGATTTGTTCATGTTAATATCATACCATGCCACCTTTCTGATGttatttgtatgttatttttatgtttagttgGCTCAATCTGATTTATAGTCAGTTTACATTTATACTATTATAACACCACCACCTTTAATGTATTTTAACTACTAGATAACAAATCCAACTCCtcagtagtttttaaaaacaaatacttatttttttcttgttcccaGGCCCAACACAGAGATACTTTCATTGAAGAGCGCTATGGAAAATATAACATCAGTGATCCTTTAATGGCTCTGCAGAGAGATTTTGAAACactgaaggagaaaaatgatGGCGAAAAGCAGCCAGTCTGCACAAACCCACTCTCTATTCTTAAGGTGGTGATGAAGCAATGTAAGAACATGCAGGAGCGCATGCTGTCCCAGCTAGCCGCTGCTGAGAGCAGGCACCGAAAGGTAGGTTCACCCCAGTTGATGTGTGCTGCATAAATCcttataaaaactttataaataatgcCTGATACTTTCATGTCAGCTGCCAGCTTTCACAGCAATTCAATTGGAGTGTCTCATGGGTGTCAAAAAGCCCCTTAGCTAACATAGGAGCCAggagatagaaaagaaaacacaggttattccaaatattaaatttagggAATGTGCCAGACACTTCAAGATGGCATTCCTTTTTGATATGTCACTCCAAAACACTTGGTATGTTTTTTCAGCTCTTGATCATCCAAACTTTGGCAACAAACTGGGGTCTGGCCAAGCTTGTAGCTGAACAGAGTGTTCTCTATTTGCTTACTTAAGTGATAAATAGAAAGATTAACAGGTATTTGGGGAATGTTGTATCCCACAGAGAGAGAATTTACCTGACTATAAACATACAAgccaatatattattttcatttattcgtAGTTTTGAGtttcattgcattttattattCATGAAACCATAAACAATCCCTAAGGTTGTTTACCTTAAAGCTGTTCTACCCtattaggagagagagagagagagagagtgagtgtgtgtgtgtgtgtgtgtttggttccATATCTGACAGCTCCTAAGTTAGGAAGGTAAACCTGTGCTTTCCTATACCTCATCTTACTGGAATTCTAGTGCTTATGAACTTATTCCTCATTGTCATTTACTGCTCAAATTCGGCCTATAAAAGATGCTTGGCTAgaatctatgtttttaaaaactatcagtTTAAATTTATACCCACAAGGGAGATACAGTACATTTggtaggaaatattttgaaaaattgggTTAGCAGCTGCAAAATTTGGTGGACCTTACTTTAATGGTTACCAGCATTAGAGCCATCTGCTTAAATCGCATCTGATAAATTGCCTAGGCTCTGGGTCTTGTCTAtgatcttttctttcccttcacagAGTTCAAATGAAAGGCCAGATTGGAGCATCCTAACCATGAATGGGCCTCAGATCTTCCATGACCCTccagaaaatatatagaatgaCAAAAGTTTAtgcatttttgtagaaattgCATTTTTCCATAGATTTAATCAAATTCTCAGAGTTTCCCAAGACCCAGGAAAGTTTAACCTCTGGTCTAGAATAAAGTAATCTAAAAACATTTATGCTCCAATTTAAAAGGTGTCAATGGGCCTGACCTGGtgtcatgcctggaatcctagcactttgggaggctgaggtgggaggattgcttgaggccaggtattcaagaccagcctgagcaagcgcaagactccatctctacaaaaaatagaaaaattagctgagtgtggtggtgtgcacccatAGCCCCAACTATTCAGGAAGctatggcaggaggattgctagagcctaggagtttgaggttgcagtgagctgtgatgacaccactacactcttgTCCATGAGACAGAGCAATACcctaccacaaaaaaataaaataaaataaaaggtgtcAATGGGTTGGAGTTGGTTGCCTAAATTTGGGGGAGGGGCTAATAAAATCTTCACAATATCTTTATTTGATAGGCAggctttatttccttcctttatttccttaattACTTCATACATGAGGTAACTGAGTTGTGTTGAAGGGGCTGGCTAGCTTTCATGCTCATGAAAAGTGCAGTGTTGGGACAATTTGTGGCTCTACATGATTGAGAGaggaataagttaaaaataattcaaaatgtctTAATACTGCATTtcaatgtaaaatgttttaagtgaGTATTAAATTTTTGAAACTCAGTGCTTATCTATTCTAAGTGGTTTGTCAAAGTGGAATGCCGACTTTGTTAGAAATCAGACAGTACCAAGAAGCTTATAATTAGGGCGGTCATAGTCCCAGTTTATGCCTATCACACTGGCATAGTTATTAACAATACCCCCTTTGACTCTCAGAAATGTTCTGGTTTAAACAGTAAATTACATGGTTACTCTgcttataatgaaaaatagaGTTCTCTAATCTACCTCTTCCCATTCCCCATTTTCCCCAATATTCAGAGGCAACCACTTTTATCTTTTAGCCATTTATTTTGGTAGATAAcctccatatttctaaataatatattgatTGCTGTCTCTTCCTTTATCAATTTTagatgtttatattattttgatgGGTACAAATTTAATTATCTTATACTCtacctccttttcctctccttaCCTCTTACCATCTTCCCAAAACAAATTACAGTCCTCTTTTCTCACCCCCCTTCTCTATTATATCTGGTTTTCCCAAATCCTGAGCCTGTCACATTCTATTTCTTCAGAGGATGAGAATCTGGCATATGCCTGGGCAGTAGATGCCTGGCTGCAAATATTCTATGTGGAGTAATCAGGGTGAGGAGACAAATAATTCTTCTGAAAATAGAGACTTTGAGCCAAACCTCCTGTTTTCTATCCTACATTTAACTTCTTGTCTACAATACCTGCCACTTGCAGGTTCCATCTGTTTGTGGCCCTGCAGGGCAAAACAGCTTCTTCCCTCATACTAAAGGAGTTACCACTCCTCTGGCCTCGTTCCTTTTTCAAAGtgttattaaaatttcttatCTGCTAAAGTCTCTCTCTTGGTGGGTTTTTAgtcttttcattccattttttaatttttttttattttagagggCTCCTAAAACAGAGAGGAGATGACTTATTGCCTTTAGCCAAAAGCCTGTCTTTCTATTATattgaaaaattagattttttttgaaaCCAGAAGTCTACCAAACCATTTTCTTGGgtcgtttttttgttttgttttgttttagagacagaattttactctgtggcccaggctggagtacaatggcaagatcacaggtcactgtaatctgtaactcctgggcttaagctatcctcctgcctcagaggcCTCCCAAGGTGGCTAGAAATATAGGTGCACCACTGCATAtggctaatttttacttttaaaggagTATTTCATGTCCCAGAAAATTTTCTGTCTCCATTCATTAAAATTGTCAGTGAGGCGAAATAATGAGAAATGGCCATTGAGATGACAATGCTCTGCCCTGGAGGTCTGGGCCAGGGCACCTTTAAAGCATGAGCAGAAGCTACTAAGGATTCCATTGCCATTCAGAATGTTTTGCAGTTCTAGGCAGAATTATGtagaaaatgtttcattaaatttgTATTCTCTTTAAAATTGGGCTTAATACTTTGGCACCAGGATAAGTGAAATAGAGGTAGGCAGGTTAATTAAAAGGCCTTGTGAgctaggcacaatggctcatTCACGCCTGTAatgtcagcactttgggaggccaaggtgggaggattgtttgaggccagaaatttgagaccaatctgagcaacatagtgagtcTCCATTTCTGCAAATAACATAAAAAACACCCAGGCAtgctggtgtgtgcctgtagtcacagctcctccggatgctgaggcaggaggtcagttgagcccaggagtttgcaggacaacagagcaagattctatctcaaaaaaaaagggaaaaaggccTATGAGCCAGGtgtcactcctgtaatcccagctactcaggaggctgaggcaagaggatcacttgagtctaggagttcaaggctacaatgagctatgattgtaccactgcagcctgggccacagaggaGACCCCATCCCTTTAAAAAAGGGGGGAGGccttatgaaaaatattcatttacgATCTATTATTGAGGCTTCTTACATGTAGGATGAAGTCAAGAGAGTCTTTTGGCCTCTTACCTACCTATATAAAATGCATATCTTAATTAAATGCAGCACAGTTAGGATGTGACCTATCTGAAATGTTTGATTCCAGGCTTCCCCTTTGGTGCCTTCCTGTAGTGATTTGAGCATTGAGAGGAGAACCTCAGCTTTCAGCTTTCTGTGATCCTGTCTTGTTCCTTCACCTACACTGGCCCCTAGTCATACCAAACTGCCTCCAGTTTCCTGgactttttattcattctctgAAAACTCCTCAACTCCTGCAGCTAATTACTCTCTTCTGTTTACATACCATTCTGTACATACTTCAAGTAAAGTAAATATCTAATTTTCTAGCACATAGCTTTCATGTCTTTCACTTTACCAGACAGTGTGCTCCTTGATGGCCATGgctgggtttgtttgtttgtttgattgattgattgactgatttaTTCAATCCCTAAACTATCCTAGGTACTTAGGCACATAGTATTGGCTATATTATGATTCCTTGATAttgaaaatgaacttttaaaaattctttaaaggtGATCCTAGACCTTGAGGAAGAAAGGCAGAGGCATGCACAGGATACAGCTGAAGGAGATGATGTCACCTACAtgctagagaaagaaagagagaggctgACTCAACAGGTAATCAAGGTGGAGGGATTCACAGCAGCATTTACCTAGAATAGCATTTCTCAAAGATTATTCTGCAGATGCTAATTGGTGTTGctcaaaaaaaaaggactttaTGGCTAAATAAGACTGGGAACTACcggattaaataatttaatccagtttaaacaaaattaaacaggTTTCTAACTTTAAATCGGTTATAATCTTCAGTATGCAAAAATATATTGTGAGTCTTCAAGATAGGGTATtctggttgcggagagagaggaacactcctacactgctggtgggactgcaaactagttcaacctctgtggaaagcaatatggagataccttaaagcgatacaagtgaatctaccatttgatccagcaatcccattgctgggcatctacccaaatgatccagtgacactctacaaaaaagatacctgcactcgaatgtttatagcagcacaattcataattgcaaggctgtggaaacagcccaagtgcccatcaatccaagaatggattaataaaatgtggtatatgtataccatggagtactattcagctctaagaaacaatggtgatatagcacatcttatattttcctggttagagctggaacccataccactaagtgaagtatcccaagaatggaaaaacaagcaccagatatattctccagcaaactggtattaactgagtagcacctaagtggacacataggtactacagtaatagggtattgggcaggtgggaggggggaggggggcgggtatatacatacataatgagcgagatgtgcaccatctgggagatggtcatgatggagactcagacttttggggggaggggggtaaatggtcatttattgaaaccttaaaatctgtacccccataatatgccaaaataaaaaaaaatatatatatatatatataaaaaaaagatagggTATTCTGTGTTTAGCAAATCTGTGTTgtcataaaatctttttttgaCACAGATCACTCATTCTAGGACTATTGCTCCATAGAATACACTTTGGGGAATGCTAACTTAGAGCTGTAGCTCTTGAACTTTTTGACTTAGGACCCCcagtaagaaatgcattttataccATAGTCCAGTATATGTAGACACATGCACACGTGCCTGAAACAAAATCTCATGAAATGATACATAACCCTTACTGCCTAAAGTACACattgatgttttctattttatttttttattaattctggTCATGGCTCACCAAGTTGGTTTCCCCATCTATTAATGGTTCTTGGTGTTTGGAAACCACTGACTAAAAGAGTTCCTTCAGTTCTTTCCCTCTAGCTCAAAGTCTCCATGCCTTAAATAGGGTTAAGAAGACGAGTAGAACAGACTACATTTGTGTAAAAAATATGATTCAGATGCaactatgtttgtttttaaaaccagaaaatttcagaaaattattacTGAAACtgcaaaaggttttttttttttgcagagcaTTTATCACAAAATCTTGTGTATATTGCTTTCTGTTATCTGTTTTGATTGATTCTAGTGCTGTATACTCTCCACATACCTAAAATACAATGATATATTATATTCCCACTGATAATCCTGAGACAGTACAAGAGCTAGAAATGTTTCCTAAATCATCAAAGAAAGATTAAATCATAATGTGTGCATTTTTGGTGGTAGGTATTCTAATACTTCAGAAATACTTGAGCTAAACACCATGGCATACATGTTAATCCTATATACCAGGGAACAGCTAAGCAGGACACTTTACTTGattattgtttttcaatatatctgcttgttttcttattctaATCAAGATGTgtggtggcatttttttttttttagttggaatTTGAAAAGTCCCAagtgaaaaagtttgaaaaagaacagaagaagCTCTCTAGTCAGCTGGAAGAGGAGCGCTCCCGCCACAAGCAACTCTCATCCATGCTGGTGCTTGAGTGCAAGAAAGCCACTAGCAAGGCAGCTGAGGAGGGACAAAAAGCAGGAGAACTGAGCCTGAAATTGGAGAAGGAGAGGAGCCGGGTGAGTAAACTGGAAGAAGAGTTGGCCGCTGAGAGAAAGCGAAGCTTGCAGACTGAGGCCCAGGTGGAGAAGCAGTTGTCTGAGTTTGACATTGAAAGGGAACAACTGAGAGCAAAACTGAACCGAGAAGAGAACCGGACCAAAACtctgaaagaagaaatggaaagtttGAAAAAGATAGTGAAGGACCTAGAGGCTTCTCATCAACACAGTAGTCCTGATGAACAACTAAAGAAAACAGTAACCATGTCCAAAGGCACAGCAACTGAACCTCTCATGCTAGTGTCTGTATTTTGCCAAACAGAGAGTTTTCAGGCAGAAAGAACCCACGGGAGCAACATAGCTAAGATGACAAACACCGGGCTGCCTGGCCCCACCACTCCTACTTCCTCTTATGCAAAAACCAATGGCCATTGTGAACCAGAGATACAAACTACCAGGGAGCTGATTGTAGGCAACAGTGTAGAAAACCAAGTGCCTCCACGGGAAAAATCTGTGGCATTGGTCCAAGAGAAACCAGTGGAGAATGGTGGGTGTCCTGTGGGAATTGAGACTACAGTCCCAATGCCCAGTCACCTCCCTTCCAGTGGGAGCTCACTGTCTCCCAGCAGCACAGCCTCCTCCTCTCTAACATCTTCTCCTTGCTCTTCACCAGTATTAACTAAGCGTTTATTGGGGTCATCAGCTAGCAGTCCCAGCTACCAGTCATCCTACCAAGTGGGTATCAACCAGCGGTTCCATGCAGCTCGGCACAAATTTCAGTCCCAAGCAGATCAGGACCAGCAAGCCAGTGGTCTACAGAGTCCTCCATCCAGGGACCTGTCCCCCACCCTCATAGACAATTCTGCTGCCAAGCAGCTGGCCCGAAACACAGTCACTCAGGTGCTCTCCAGATTCACTAGCCAACAAGGATCAATCAAGCCAGTCTCTCCCAACAGCTCTCCCTTTGGCACAGACTATCGAAATCTGGCCAACACTGCCAATCCAAGAAGTGACACCAGCCATTCACCTACTCCAGGGAAAGTGTCCAGTCCTCTAAGTCCCCTGTCTCCAGGAATCAAGTCCCCTACCATCCCAAGAGCTGAGAGAGGAAACCCTCCACCTATCCCACCCAAGAAACCTGGCCTCACCCCCTCTCCATCTGCTACCACTCCACTGACCAAAATTCATTCCCAAGCATCCTCTTTGACCACCACAGAAGACCTTGCCAGCAGCTGCTCTTCCAATGCTGTCGTAGCCAATGGCAAGGATGTTGAGATACTTTTGCCTACCAGCAGCTAGTCCCTAGGAGGGAGTCTTCACATTTGACATTCCATCAAATTTCGTCCAAAAGCTCAGAGTCAGACTGTTGAGTCagattatgttatttattttgatagtAGCTGAACCCATCTGTATAATACATTTAGCGTATTtcacctttttgtatttttttaagtaggaaCTGAGTAGTTTGGATTTTTATGGCTCACATCTTTGTACTGAAGCTATAATAAAAGGGCACCTCAAAGACATCTCAAGCTCAGCAGTCACCGTCATGTTGTGATAGAGAAAGCTAATTGAGTACCAGGTGGTGATTTGCTGTCTATTTTGGGACTAGAATCACTCAACACTCATTTTGAATTATGCAGAAGTGGTTCATGCAGATTTTTATTCCagatgaatatgttttaaaagtgcCTGATATATGACTGCCATATGAATGTGATTCTGCAGCGAAAACACAAAATGGATCATTTAATTGCAAAATGAGATCCTCTGTGAATTCTGAATGTTAAAAAACCAACACTGCTTTTAATCctcttttactgtttttaatgCAAGCTTTGTGTTCTGAAACAAGGCTGCATAAGTAGAATGGGAATCCTTCTAAGGGTGGGTGTGAACTCACCACAAAGCTGAGCTTTATAGAGCGCTTGAGAAACCCTCCTGAGCACTAAGCAGTTGGGGTGCTGATTTTCttgtacttttgaaaaattaagtcACTCCAAATTTCCTGCATAAAATCTTGAATAGAATGAAATCACATCTCCATTTAAAAAGTGTCTTTCAAGCATCTACTGTCGTGTAAGGAACTTCTGATTCTGATTGCTATTACTTGAATAGGAAATGGTTATTCATTCTGTATAAAAGTTTTGCAACAGAATGAAATCTTTACTCTGTAATCAAAAAGCAATAACTTAAAATTCACTCTCTTTGTAATATTATAAGTCAGAATTATACACGTTTTACCAAATTGTTACATTTATTCTCCAAGCTGCCAGCACTTAGTGTCTGTATCTGTGGAACCAAATTAACTCTTGCCTAAATGGAAGTATACATATATCTGTATAGATACATACCCCTTTACATGTTTAATATACACACACTTACATAAATATTAGTGTAATGATATCTTTGATGTTTGCAATATAGCATAAAGGACAAGTA
This region of Microcebus murinus isolate Inina chromosome 2, M.murinus_Inina_mat1.0, whole genome shotgun sequence genomic DNA includes:
- the CTTNBP2NL gene encoding CTTNBP2 N-terminal-like protein; amino-acid sequence: MNLEKLSKPELLTLFSILEGELEARDLVIEALKAQHRDTFIEERYGKYNISDPLMALQRDFETLKEKNDGEKQPVCTNPLSILKVVMKQCKNMQERMLSQLAAAESRHRKVILDLEEERQRHAQDTAEGDDVTYMLEKERERLTQQLEFEKSQVKKFEKEQKKLSSQLEEERSRHKQLSSMLVLECKKATSKAAEEGQKAGELSLKLEKERSRVSKLEEELAAERKRSLQTEAQVEKQLSEFDIEREQLRAKLNREENRTKTLKEEMESLKKIVKDLEASHQHSSPDEQLKKTVTMSKGTATEPLMLVSVFCQTESFQAERTHGSNIAKMTNTGLPGPTTPTSSYAKTNGHCEPEIQTTRELIVGNSVENQVPPREKSVALVQEKPVENGGCPVGIETTVPMPSHLPSSGSSLSPSSTASSSLTSSPCSSPVLTKRLLGSSASSPSYQSSYQVGINQRFHAARHKFQSQADQDQQASGLQSPPSRDLSPTLIDNSAAKQLARNTVTQVLSRFTSQQGSIKPVSPNSSPFGTDYRNLANTANPRSDTSHSPTPGKVSSPLSPLSPGIKSPTIPRAERGNPPPIPPKKPGLTPSPSATTPLTKIHSQASSLTTTEDLASSCSSNAVVANGKDVEILLPTSS